The genomic window TATCTAAGGGTTTGCCTTTTGAGATTCCGGGCAGGTCTAGAGGAATGATGCATACGCCAGACCCATGCATGCCCTGTGATGGATCGAGATTGACGTGCACGGTGGCATGCGAGGCAATGGTGCCGTCACTGACCCAGGCCGATTTCTGGCCATTAAGAATGTATTCATCCCCCTTCAAAATCGCTTTAAGAGAAGGTGCGCATTTAGGGTCGTTAAAGCCAGGCTGAGGCGCGGAAATCCAGTCCGAACCATGGTCCGGTTCGGTGATAGCCCAGCAGCCAATCATATTGTCTTCAGTATCCTCGCAGAAATCCCGGGCCCAGCCCAGCAGTTCAGGATCGTCAGACATGGCCGCAAATTTGAAAGGATGGACCGCTACAGCCAGGCTGATGGCCAGCCCGGCGTCAGCATAGCCGATCTCCTCGGCCAGCAAGGCCCCGGACAGCGGGTCAATCTCTTCGGCCATGCCGCCGACCGCCTTGGGCATGCCTCTTTTGTGTAAGCCCAGCTCGCGGAACTGTTTAAAGACATCCCATAAAGGGGAGCCTTGAGCAATGACATCGGCCGGGTCTGCGAGCTTATCCAGCTCGATCCCGATGGGACGCATCACTTCAGCCCCGAACCGCCTCACCATATCCCGCATGGCCTTCTGTTCATCGGTAAGATTAATGTCAAGATCCGGGTAATCCATCTTTTTCACTCCTTATCTTGAAGAATAAGAATTGTGGTTAAAAATTTTTTGAGCCATCAGGACGTGTGTATTTATTGCGATTGTTCAATCGTCCTCTCATACGTCTTCCTTTTGAGTCGGCCAATTTTCCTCAATTCTTGGCTGAAAGTCAATCTTTCTAAATAGTGAAATTATTAATTGGGGGGAGTTTCAAACCGGATATTACGCCCGGATTGACACATATCAGAAATTTCCATATGCTTTTGGTGAAGATTTGCATGGTCGTCTTATTGCACCGTTAGATTACCTGTAAAACAGATGATTTCTATTGATCAGTCAGGAGGTCAAGGTGATTAGAAGCTTCAAAGGCAAGACACCCAGGATAGCTGAATCAGCCTTTGTCAGCGAGGCGGCTTATGTGATCGGAGATGTGGAAATCGGCGAAAACTCCGGTGTCTGGCCGGGGGCCGTCATCAGAGGCGACTTCGCCAGGATCAAGATCGGCTGCAACACCATGATCGAGGACAACTGCGTGCTCCATACCGGAACGTCCATGGAGATAGGCGACAACGTAATTATCGGTCATAGCGTCGTGGTGCACGGCTTGCGCATCGGCAGCAACAACCTCATCGGTAATAACGCCACCATCCTGGACAACTCTCAAATCGGGGACTTCTGTATCGTCGGGGCAGGCTGCCTGGTCAGCCCGGGGATGAACGTCCCGGATAACTCGCTGATTCTCGGTGTGCCAGGCAAGATCAAGGGGACGCTTTCTTCGGAGCAAAGGCAGCGCTTGCTGGACGGGTCTCAGTCTTACCTGGAATTACTCAAACAATACAAAAGGCAAGGACTCTAAAGTCAATCCAGTCCGGCTTCAATTA from Deltaproteobacteria bacterium includes these protein-coding regions:
- a CDS encoding acyl-CoA/acyl-ACP dehydrogenase, whose product is MDYPDLDINLTDEQKAMRDMVRRFGAEVMRPIGIELDKLADPADVIAQGSPLWDVFKQFRELGLHKRGMPKAVGGMAEEIDPLSGALLAEEIGYADAGLAISLAVAVHPFKFAAMSDDPELLGWARDFCEDTEDNMIGCWAITEPDHGSDWISAPQPGFNDPKCAPSLKAILKGDEYILNGQKSAWVSDGTIASHATVHVNLDPSQGMHGSGVCIIPLDLPGISKGKPLD
- a CDS encoding gamma carbonic anhydrase family protein, whose protein sequence is MIRSFKGKTPRIAESAFVSEAAYVIGDVEIGENSGVWPGAVIRGDFARIKIGCNTMIEDNCVLHTGTSMEIGDNVIIGHSVVVHGLRIGSNNLIGNNATILDNSQIGDFCIVGAGCLVSPGMNVPDNSLILGVPGKIKGTLSSEQRQRLLDGSQSYLELLKQYKRQGL